The following are encoded together in the Gorilla gorilla gorilla isolate KB3781 chromosome 14, NHGRI_mGorGor1-v2.1_pri, whole genome shotgun sequence genome:
- the MTRF1 gene encoding peptide chain release factor 1, mitochondrial isoform X1, with protein MGNGEVVLFSGRVALSPTLECSGAISVHCNLRLPGSSDYPASASRAARTTDAEMNRHLCVWLFRHPSLNGYLQCHIQLHSHQFRQIHLDTRLQVFRQNRNCILHLLSKNWSRRYCHQDTKMLWKHKALQKYMENLSKEYQTLEQRLQHIPVNEENRRSLNRRHAELAPLAAIYQEIQETEQAIEELESMCKSLNKQDEKQLQELALEERQTIDQKINMLYNELFQSLVPKEKYDKNDVILEVTAGRTTGGDICQQFTREIFDMYQNYSCYKHWQFELLNYTPADYGGLHHAAARISGDGVYKHLKYEGGIHRVQRIPEVGLSSRMQRIHTGTMSVIVLPQPDEVDVKLDPKDLRIDTFRAKGPGGQHVNKTDSAVRLVHIPTGLVVECQQERSQIKNKEIAFRVLRARLYQQIIEKDKRQQQSARKLQVGTRAQSERIRTYNFTQDRVSDHRIAYEVRDIKEFLCGGKGLDQLIQRLLQSADEEAIAELLDEHLKSAK; from the exons ATGCTGAGATGAATCGTCACCTGTGTGTTTGGCTTTTTAGACATCCATCTCTTAATGGTTACCTCCAGTGTCACATCCAGCTCCATTCTCATCAATTTAGACAGATACATCTTGATACAAGGCTGCAAGTTTTTAGACAAAACAGGAATTGCATTCTTCATCTGTTAAGTAAGAATTGGTCCAGGAGATATTGCCATCAAGACACCAAGATGCTCTGGAAGCATAAAGCACTACAGAAATATATGGAGAACCTGAGTAAGGAGTACCAAACACTTGAGCAACGTCTGCAGCATATCCCTGTGAATGAAGAAAACCGAAGGTCCTTGAACAGAAGGCATGCTGAGTTGGCACCTCTTGCAGCCATTTACCAAGAAATTCAGGAGACTGAACAAGCGATTGAAGAATTAGAATCAATGTGTAAAA GCCTAAATAAACAAGATGAAAAGCAGTTACAAGAACTTGCACTGGAAGAAAGGCAAACCATTGATCAAAAAATCAACATGTTGTACAATGAG CTTTTCCAGAGCCTTGTGCCAAAGGAGAAATATGATAAAAATGATGTTATTTTAGAGGTGACAGCTGGAAGGACTACTGGAG GTGACATCTGCCAACAATTTACCCGAGAAATATTTGACATGTACCAGAATTATTCGTGCTATAAACACTGGCAGTTTGAACTTCTGAATTATACACCAGCAGATTATG GTGGACTACATCATGCAGCCGCCCGAATTTCCGGTGACGGTGTCTATAAGCATTTGAAGTATGAGGGTGGGATTCACCGAGTTCAGCGCATCCCCGAGGTGGGCCTGTCCTCAAGGATGCAGCGCATTCACACAGGAACAATGTCGGTTATTGTCCTTCCTCAACCAGATGAG GTGGATGTGAAATTGGATCCCAAGGATTTGCGAATAGATACATTTCGAGCCAAAGGACCAGGAGGGCAGCATGTTAATAAAACTGATAGTGCCGTCAGACTTGTCCACATCCCCACAG GGCTAGTAGTAGAATGCCAACAAGAAAGATcacagataaaaaataaagaaatagcctTTCGTGTGTTGAGAGCTAGACTCTACCAGCAGATTATTGAGAAAGACAAGCGTCAGCAACAAAGTGCTAGAAAACTGCAG GTGGGAACAAGAGCCCAGTCAGAGCGAATTCGGACATATAATTTCACCCAGGATAGAGTCAGTGACCACAGGATAGCATATGAAGTTCGTGATATTAAG GAATTTTTATGTGGTGGGAAGGGCCTGGATCAGCTAATTCAGAGACTGCTTCAATCAGCAGATGAAGAAGCCATTGCTGAACTTTTGGATGAACACCTTAAATCAGCAAAATAA
- the MTRF1 gene encoding peptide chain release factor 1, mitochondrial isoform X3 has product MNRHLCVWLFRHPSLNGYLQCHIQLHSHQFRQIHLDTRLQVFRQNRNCILHLLSKNWSRRYCHQDTKMLWKHKALQKYMENLSKEYQTLEQRLQHIPVNEENRRSLNRRHAELAPLAAIYQEIQETEQAIEELESMCKSLNKQDEKQLQELALEERQTIDQKINMLYNELFQSLVPKEKYDKNDVILEVTAGRTTGGDICQQFTREIFDMYQNYSCYKHWQFELLNYTPADYGGLHHAAARISGDGVYKHLKYEGGIHRVQRIPEVGLSSRMQRIHTGTMSVIVLPQPDEVDVKLDPKDLRIDTFRAKGPGGQHVNKTDSAVRLVHIPTGLVVECQQERSQIKNKEIAFRVLRARLYQQIIEKDKRQQQSARKLQVGTRAQSERIRTYNFTQDRVSDHRIAYEVRDIKEFLCGGKGLDQLIQRLLQSADEEAIAELLDEHLKSAK; this is encoded by the exons ATGAATCGTCACCTGTGTGTTTGGCTTTTTAGACATCCATCTCTTAATGGTTACCTCCAGTGTCACATCCAGCTCCATTCTCATCAATTTAGACAGATACATCTTGATACAAGGCTGCAAGTTTTTAGACAAAACAGGAATTGCATTCTTCATCTGTTAAGTAAGAATTGGTCCAGGAGATATTGCCATCAAGACACCAAGATGCTCTGGAAGCATAAAGCACTACAGAAATATATGGAGAACCTGAGTAAGGAGTACCAAACACTTGAGCAACGTCTGCAGCATATCCCTGTGAATGAAGAAAACCGAAGGTCCTTGAACAGAAGGCATGCTGAGTTGGCACCTCTTGCAGCCATTTACCAAGAAATTCAGGAGACTGAACAAGCGATTGAAGAATTAGAATCAATGTGTAAAA GCCTAAATAAACAAGATGAAAAGCAGTTACAAGAACTTGCACTGGAAGAAAGGCAAACCATTGATCAAAAAATCAACATGTTGTACAATGAG CTTTTCCAGAGCCTTGTGCCAAAGGAGAAATATGATAAAAATGATGTTATTTTAGAGGTGACAGCTGGAAGGACTACTGGAG GTGACATCTGCCAACAATTTACCCGAGAAATATTTGACATGTACCAGAATTATTCGTGCTATAAACACTGGCAGTTTGAACTTCTGAATTATACACCAGCAGATTATG GTGGACTACATCATGCAGCCGCCCGAATTTCCGGTGACGGTGTCTATAAGCATTTGAAGTATGAGGGTGGGATTCACCGAGTTCAGCGCATCCCCGAGGTGGGCCTGTCCTCAAGGATGCAGCGCATTCACACAGGAACAATGTCGGTTATTGTCCTTCCTCAACCAGATGAG GTGGATGTGAAATTGGATCCCAAGGATTTGCGAATAGATACATTTCGAGCCAAAGGACCAGGAGGGCAGCATGTTAATAAAACTGATAGTGCCGTCAGACTTGTCCACATCCCCACAG GGCTAGTAGTAGAATGCCAACAAGAAAGATcacagataaaaaataaagaaatagcctTTCGTGTGTTGAGAGCTAGACTCTACCAGCAGATTATTGAGAAAGACAAGCGTCAGCAACAAAGTGCTAGAAAACTGCAG GTGGGAACAAGAGCCCAGTCAGAGCGAATTCGGACATATAATTTCACCCAGGATAGAGTCAGTGACCACAGGATAGCATATGAAGTTCGTGATATTAAG GAATTTTTATGTGGTGGGAAGGGCCTGGATCAGCTAATTCAGAGACTGCTTCAATCAGCAGATGAAGAAGCCATTGCTGAACTTTTGGATGAACACCTTAAATCAGCAAAATAA
- the MTRF1 gene encoding peptide chain release factor 1, mitochondrial isoform X2 codes for MEKSCCSQRVALSPTLECSGAISVHCNLRLPGSSDYPASASRAARTTDAEMNRHLCVWLFRHPSLNGYLQCHIQLHSHQFRQIHLDTRLQVFRQNRNCILHLLSKNWSRRYCHQDTKMLWKHKALQKYMENLSKEYQTLEQRLQHIPVNEENRRSLNRRHAELAPLAAIYQEIQETEQAIEELESMCKSLNKQDEKQLQELALEERQTIDQKINMLYNELFQSLVPKEKYDKNDVILEVTAGRTTGGDICQQFTREIFDMYQNYSCYKHWQFELLNYTPADYGGLHHAAARISGDGVYKHLKYEGGIHRVQRIPEVGLSSRMQRIHTGTMSVIVLPQPDEVDVKLDPKDLRIDTFRAKGPGGQHVNKTDSAVRLVHIPTGLVVECQQERSQIKNKEIAFRVLRARLYQQIIEKDKRQQQSARKLQVGTRAQSERIRTYNFTQDRVSDHRIAYEVRDIKEFLCGGKGLDQLIQRLLQSADEEAIAELLDEHLKSAK; via the exons ATGCTGAGATGAATCGTCACCTGTGTGTTTGGCTTTTTAGACATCCATCTCTTAATGGTTACCTCCAGTGTCACATCCAGCTCCATTCTCATCAATTTAGACAGATACATCTTGATACAAGGCTGCAAGTTTTTAGACAAAACAGGAATTGCATTCTTCATCTGTTAAGTAAGAATTGGTCCAGGAGATATTGCCATCAAGACACCAAGATGCTCTGGAAGCATAAAGCACTACAGAAATATATGGAGAACCTGAGTAAGGAGTACCAAACACTTGAGCAACGTCTGCAGCATATCCCTGTGAATGAAGAAAACCGAAGGTCCTTGAACAGAAGGCATGCTGAGTTGGCACCTCTTGCAGCCATTTACCAAGAAATTCAGGAGACTGAACAAGCGATTGAAGAATTAGAATCAATGTGTAAAA GCCTAAATAAACAAGATGAAAAGCAGTTACAAGAACTTGCACTGGAAGAAAGGCAAACCATTGATCAAAAAATCAACATGTTGTACAATGAG CTTTTCCAGAGCCTTGTGCCAAAGGAGAAATATGATAAAAATGATGTTATTTTAGAGGTGACAGCTGGAAGGACTACTGGAG GTGACATCTGCCAACAATTTACCCGAGAAATATTTGACATGTACCAGAATTATTCGTGCTATAAACACTGGCAGTTTGAACTTCTGAATTATACACCAGCAGATTATG GTGGACTACATCATGCAGCCGCCCGAATTTCCGGTGACGGTGTCTATAAGCATTTGAAGTATGAGGGTGGGATTCACCGAGTTCAGCGCATCCCCGAGGTGGGCCTGTCCTCAAGGATGCAGCGCATTCACACAGGAACAATGTCGGTTATTGTCCTTCCTCAACCAGATGAG GTGGATGTGAAATTGGATCCCAAGGATTTGCGAATAGATACATTTCGAGCCAAAGGACCAGGAGGGCAGCATGTTAATAAAACTGATAGTGCCGTCAGACTTGTCCACATCCCCACAG GGCTAGTAGTAGAATGCCAACAAGAAAGATcacagataaaaaataaagaaatagcctTTCGTGTGTTGAGAGCTAGACTCTACCAGCAGATTATTGAGAAAGACAAGCGTCAGCAACAAAGTGCTAGAAAACTGCAG GTGGGAACAAGAGCCCAGTCAGAGCGAATTCGGACATATAATTTCACCCAGGATAGAGTCAGTGACCACAGGATAGCATATGAAGTTCGTGATATTAAG GAATTTTTATGTGGTGGGAAGGGCCTGGATCAGCTAATTCAGAGACTGCTTCAATCAGCAGATGAAGAAGCCATTGCTGAACTTTTGGATGAACACCTTAAATCAGCAAAATAA